Genomic segment of Engystomops pustulosus chromosome 8, aEngPut4.maternal, whole genome shotgun sequence:
AAATATAACTATGGGTCTTGTCATGACATCAGATGGAAACATTACCAAATATATGTAAGATGCTCAATTTTGTGTGGGACCTTTGACCCTTTTTATGGGGCCCCAGTCATGAATGCTTTGTAGAAGAGTTAAAAATGGGTCCACAGCCCTGTTACAAAACAGAGATATCAACTTCACATGGACTACACTGTTCAGTAATTGAACTTTAAAAGGGTTGacgactttacctcatgtttcttgtaatgtgtgtgtaagtgtggggggcaggatatcaaGTATTTTATCAGTATATATGTATTAATAGtgctgctccactttcttgatatgtaaattgacgCTTCTTGTCTTATACCTTATCAATTGCCCTGCCATTGTCAatgaacagatagagatcacgtgaccttccatctgcggccattttatggacaggaatgtctggctgatgaggtaaaagacaggaggcttccatTTACAtgtcaagaaagcggagcagaactattactagatgtatattggtaaatgacctcatatcctgcccccaaaacttacacacattacatgaggtaaagtggccaaccctttcaaTGTTGACCAAAGCTGTTGGCCACCCTGTATTGTCCCAATTTACAGTCCTTACTGAGTATACTGGGCTCTGGTGGGACCCTTAGCACCCCTTCAATTTACACCCCTGCTATTGATTCTGAGTTGTAATACCTACTGTTTAACATACAGGGCATCAAGTGGTGGTTCTTTGGTCTCCCAAACTTCTGCTCCTACTGGATCAGAAGTGATGTTGTCTTAGCAGTTATTTGCCATTCAGTTGCACATGACTGCTGAAGCCAAACCAGAAGATCGGGCATACATTACCTTGTCCCCTTTGCTCTTAAAGGGTGTCATCCTAGGCCTGGTTATGGCCTCATAGGAGCAAGAGAGCTCCAACCTGGGCTCAGTCATAGTCTAGGCCCAGGTGGAACAGGGTGAATATGCGATTGAGAACGAGTGTGGCCATCTCAGAGGAGTCCTATGTGAGACCCAAGAGAGCTTGTAGACTGGTGCACTATCATGACATTGTAGATGGTGAAGTGCTCAAATAGAGAGTGAAAGTTACAAGACCAGAGCTACTGGCGGTGCATGGCTACCAAGCAGAGGTGACAACATGAGTTGAGATAACACAGGGCTGAAGTGACTGTCCAAAATAAGGTGGTGCTGAGGTACAAGTCAAGAAGACGTCAGCAGAGTGATGAAAGTATCAGCAAAGTGATGCAAACTCAAGTCAACCTTTCAAGTGTAAGCATCAAGCTTGTTCTTTTCTTGTGAGAGATTTTCTTCTAATCCATTACTGAGGGGGTTGGGGGTCCTTTCCTCTAACTCTAAATTTTTTGAATTGGCCATTATACCACCCAGCAAACTCTATTATAAGGAATGGGTCCAAAACATGGAAATGTTGCCAATCTTTCCATGAACCCTTCCTATGAGTAGATGCAACCACTGGCATTGCCTTGCAGTTACTGACCCGGTTACTCATTTGAGAACTAGGTATTATGAGAACGGATGGTTGCTCATCTTAAAAAGCTAATTGTTACAGATAAAAGGTGGGAAATGGCCTACGTGACGCATTTAGCGTCGGGTTATTAATCGGTCACATTAACCAGCGGCCCACAGAGTTTTGTTTCTCAGTTAGATGGTGTGATAAGGATCACAGATCTTCTGTTGCTGAGCAAGTCTTGTGGCTAGGAGCGCACAGCCGCCTGGCAGCGCCTGACTCATTTCTGGGTATCTTGCTCCTTCTGGGCAGCTGAAGAGGAAGCAGGCGATGCGGTTAGAAGCTGTGGTTTATAGTCAGCATTTCCTGTATGTGCACACTTATTAGCAAAGTGAGAACTTCCTATAAAAGTTCTTCATACATAAAAATTCAATTATGGCCAAAAATTTGGGGCTTGCAAGGTGTCATCTTGTCCAGTATTCTTAGATGGCACATAGTAGGTGAATTCCTTGTTATAGATTTTGCATTGGAGGCCAGAACATGGAGCTGGACCTCCTGTAGGATACAAAATATCTGTAGTTCTTGGACTCAAAAAGGAACACTCCACTCAAAGCCAattcatggtgcagggcctgaaggtaggatcatgactcattttcattgtcttCCTAGAACccagagtcatgctcctcccttcaaaaGATAGAATTCTATGAACAAGCTTTcaatggagtgttcctttaactagCTGCAGGTTTTTAAACTGCAACAATTACTACAAGGCTTTGACCTTAAAGGGATTTCCAAGACTTCTAGCAGCTAGGGCAggggtaataaaaataatatggaaGGTAGTCTTTCGCTCTTCAGTGGTGTTGGCTCGGAGACGTCAGTGGTAAGAGAACACTATGGTGATGAAATAAGAGCTCTGGAACaggaaaagtaaaattttttgaTTACTCCTGCCCCCAGGGTCCCTGGAAAACACTTAATATAATCAGTAGTAACAATCTGATTTCATGGATGCAATGGATCAAGTTTTGAGAATTTCCAATATTATGACTCTCATATTTGTGACTTTTATATGTCCCTCTTATGGCTAGTTTTTCTCCATCATTTACAACTACTTTCAGTCCAGCAGAGATCAAACACATCAGGTTGTGGGAGTGGATTTTTAGCTGAATTTGGTAAATCCTTTTAAATATTGCAGCCATTAACAGTCGAAATATGGAAAATCTAAAACAGAACCCATGAGAGGGAACCACCTACACATGACAcagatgcaaatttatttatcaaAAGTTAATTTTTGAGCATAACTGGATCATTTCGGGGTAAAATGTAGAGCAAATTGATGAACATAATCAATATGTAGAACATAGATGATTAATGACAATTTTTTGACATCGTGCTTGtggatagagatgagcagactcgAACTTTAGGCGCGGCAGCTGCGCCTAACTTGGACAAGTTGCTTTGGTTGCCAATCAGCCAGCTTTACACCgcaagcaactagccatggctgggattggccaggtgtgtccacctggccaatcacaactACGCATAGTTAAGGCCATAAAGCTGCCTTAAGAAACATGTCCGGGTTAGGAGGAGCTGCCAAACCTTAAGTccagatctgctcatctctactcctgcaTTTTTCCCCAAGCTTTCCCCCAATCATGTGATCACGGATGAGTAAAATACACAAAAGGCACAATAAATATTGAGACAATACAACAACTTTCTGCGAGAAACTGCTTTTATTGCAAGCAGAGAACGACAAACATCAGAATCACTCTGACACCAGGTATAATTCCCCTGAGAACAATTGTTAATTCTCTTTAGATttagaaaaacaaatataaaagtaCTATAACAACGAACTCCCAGATACTGGGACAATTAAATTAATAATGCAAGCGCGTTTAAGATAGAACAgattttgattttaaaaaattcattttcTGATCCACAGAAAATATAAATTCATTAGATACATTAAAAATTTTTGTGAGATCTACAGTAAAAATACTGCATCTTTACATCATATACAAGTTATGCCCATTATGGGCAAAAATAATACACTCCCCAAAAGTGTCACCTAGACGCTGCCATAAAACTCTGCCAATAAATGGACCCGCGAGAAATCACCCACCGAGTGCTGGAAACTAATAAGTGGCATAGCAAGTCTGCAGAGCACAACTGTGCAGTATGACCGTAGACCGCTGCTTGACATCAGCATGGTGTTCCAGTCCATGAAAGGGTGGTGGACTCTGCGAAATGCGAAAATTTAGTTTCCATGGGGGTAAAAGTTTTGCATAGAGTTAAACTGGGAGACATAGGTGCCAGGGCTTCGAGAAAGAGGGTTAAGATGTTATGTAACATGGGCTGGAGGTTATTTTGGCTCACACCTGATCTACAGGTAACTAATGTGCCAAGTCGTTGTATACAAGGCCGTACTATACCCAATTCAAATGTAGGCCCATTAGAATAGCAGGTTTGAAAAAGTTTGGTCCTTAACAGAGTCTTTACTGGCAGAGTTTTAGCACTGAAACTTTTGAACCCAAAAATAGTCTAAAAAAAAAGTAAGTGGCCTTAAGGCCTTACTACAACTCCCTCTGCTTCCTCTTGACTATGAATATTGGTTAAGAGGAAGGATGAGGACAAGACTTGAAGTTCTTAGCCAGTGCAGCAGATTTAGGTGCTTCTAGAGTCCAGCTCTAATATTCATACACGATAAATCAAAGTGCCTTGAAGTTATTACCCAGTTGACAACCACAACTGCAGCAAATACGATGCAGAACACGGGCACGAACCTGGTAAAGGCTATGATCCTATCTGAGATAACATTCCCAGTGGTGACCCTCAAGAATCAACACTAGAGAATGTCACACCTTGATAGTACCAGAGCGTAAGTACAATGAAATAACAATATAGGGGTAGGGGGGTCTTCATTTGGACATGATTCCGGAGCCTAGAAAatataggggggggcatgctctagAATAACTTAAAGCTTTCCCAAATCTGTACGCAAGACCTACAAGAAGTCAAAAAATTTGTAGCACCATGAAGGTCCTGCtggaattattataaaaagtaccaaaatggtaaaatatttcAGTAACTAGGGAACAAGGATCATTGGTCCAGTTCTAGAGAATTggtgcttgaaaaaaaaaaattttgtccaaaaaaaaaaatttggtccacTACGGGGAAAGCTTTAAGTAGTTAAACTATAGGTAGCTCACAGGAAGCAAATTCTTAGCGAGCAGGTCCTTGGCATACATTCTATAAGAATAGCAGACACTGCAAAGCAATTGTATAAGAGTCTATAGTCCTTGACCGAGCCGTGCAACATACGAGAACTAGGTATGTCCGTCTTCGGGCTCTGTTCCAGAAGTCCGCACACCTCTCCAGCCACACGAGGAAGGTGTTCTGTAGAGATAAGCTGTCACTGACTGCTCAGGCAGAGACAGTAAGCGGCCGCACAGCAGCCTATGTAACGAAACACTGTGCGTTCCATGCACAGCACCAGAAATCGGCGACGTTCACATCAAGGGTAACACGTACAGGTCCCACATAGCCCTTTGGATACCAGGGAAACTTGGGACGAGGTTGAAGAAGATTTGTTCTCTTCTAATAGGAAATATTTGTGGGGCACCAGGGAGTGTCTGGATACAGCAGACAATGGATGGATCGGAATCTAGAAAAAGGAGAACATGTTTTAGAGACTAGATCTAGACAGCCATCTTTATATAGGTATTACAACTATAGACTTTCATATGGGATGTTAGGTGACATACAATTTCATCATAATCACTCCCAACCCAATACCCATGTTGGGTTTAGATACCACAGCTTTTGATACCAAATATGGTCTTTGAGTAGATTCATGGACGTACATGGGCCACTAAGTATCCAAAAGTCTAAAAATGATCCTTACCTTGAAGGATCCTCCTCAACCGGAAAAGCCCCCTTCATCAGGATTGTGTTACTCTTATTTTCAAACATTCCGTAACTTAATGTTACCTGTAGAACAAAAAAACACCAGTTACAACCCATGTTCTATCCAGACAACAATGCCAAGCGCTCATGACTTCTGTAGTTCCCATCATCCAAAATGGTTTGCTTACCTGATTGTTGATCTCACTTTGAGGAACTTGGTGCAGGTTCTCCAAATGCGAATGAAAGAGATTGCTTCTGATCAATTTCACACCAAGCACAGACTCAATGATGTAACCGATTGTGCAGTCATCAGGAAGTCTGATCTTCTCGGCGGTGTTCATAAAGTGTCCACCACTATTGAAAAAacaacttattaaaaaaaaattccatacgaAAGCATCATTTAAGTAGAAGAATTGTGACTCCTTAAACATGTCATGGTACTTATAATATATTGATCCTTACCTTGCCCATGGACTCATCTTCAAGGCCAACCCACGGCTGATGCAGAAGCCTGCTCCTCCAGTGGCAAACCAGAAGTTGACTGGACGCTGTGAAAATAatctacatcattatacaggtccAAGAAAATTTAGAAGACTATCTTAAAGGTACATCATTTATGGGGTCTCAAGTAGGTCCATGCTACTCACCATCTTGCTTTCACTGATTCTCTCGGTTGCTTGGATGGGCCGATCTAAGCTTGGCTTTCCAATATAAACATCATTAGTATGTGAATATCGAGACAGCAGTTTGATCAGAGTCTTCATATTGACGTAGTTATCATCGTCCACATGGCAGAACCACCTAAGGACAAGGAGAACGGTGCAAAAATTAGATCCAAGAACAAGCTAGCACAGTATGACCTCAATGTAATGTCTATATCAAccatttttgatattttattttgtattccGGACACTTACTTTTTGCCGGACTCGATAAACTTGTCATACTCCACGGCCATTTTGCAGGACAAGGCCTGACGACTGTGAGCTGCTGAGCAGTTGGTACTGATGACGTTTCCTGTAAGATTAAGGGAAAAATATGGTTAAAATGGAAGAGACTTATGGGTTATGATGGGTCATTGCATGCAGGGTTTAATACAGCTGCTGGGGGTGAGGGTGTTGGGTTACAGTAGAGAATAACCCATCACACTGGGGGATGGAGGTAGCAGATGGAACACGACATTGTCACTTTGCAAAGAACTGGGGGCTGGGCAAGCTCATGCGGAGGGAAATTTTTGAAAGGGTTAATTACAAGTCGGTCCTCcccaagctattttttttttttttgcaaggaaCTCTGTCCTATTGAGCGTGGACTTTCCCAGATCAGGCCACCTGTTACTGGCTGTGCGCTCTCAATAGAAGCTGTATCAGTAGTCTGAATGGAAATCATTTACATGAGGAGAATAAAGGCCATGACCTAGActcaatgggggaaaaaaaaaattacacatgccGCATTAGCCCAAAACCCACCCCTCTGCTGGTGTTCCAGCCCCCCACTATCCATACTGGTTAATACTATAGATAACTCCTCGACAGTCTAGTTAAGAAGGTCTTAACCATTAAAAAAAAGGAGTAAGATACAGTCTTAAGGAGCTCGGAGAGGGACGGCGGCCATTTGTAAGGATTATGCCTCAACAAAGCCGAGGGGCACTAAACCCCCTTGTGTTATTCCTATATTGACAGACAGGATGATTTTAAATCAACTCTatctttttattgctttaaagcctattttggaaaaaaataaactcaaataCGTCCTAAAACTCCACAGAATTGGCATAGGGTGTTAAATTCCCTCCAAAATTAAATTAAGGAAAACATAAACCCCCCATCTCACCTGTCTTTTGTTGCAGCTCTTCGTCTTCCCCGTCTGTAAAAATGTAAGTCTGAAAGATACAAAACCAACAAAAGATGATTAGATTTTATTTTCCATGCACCTGGGAGGCTTATTCAAATAGTATAGAGAAAAAGCAGATGGTTAAGAGGACGGAGCATGTAATTTGGGACTACCCCCGTGTTGATCCACAAGCAGATTCTATTGTGTGGAGAGGCTTTGTATAGAGACAGCTGTGTTGGTTAAAAAATTCAAGaataaccccccacccccctaaCCCAAGGCTGGTAAATGACAATGGAGGAGGATTTAACTCTAGTGCTTTGTTATACAGAAGATGTATAATACAGAGAAGGCGATGATGATCCTAATGATCGTGGTGGTCTAAGGTACTATAATAACCTAAACAATCAACGCAAAGTATAATAGACCATTTTACTCTTCTATAAGATATTGTCTACTGTAAGAGCAGCTGTTTCTCTCTATGGCACGAGACTTGGCATCGCATACCCCATCCTTAGCCTTAACACCTGCCTGCGACTTTGCttcaaaaattcttttttttttgttttcacgcCCTATGTAACTCAATACATCCTTAAAGCGCTAGGCTCATGCCCCGGCAAAGGTTGCCATCTACCTTCCTTACCCCGCCCAGATCTACCTTCTCCACCTGCCCGGCCGCACTCCCTTATTTACACAGCTAAGGCTTAGCAGATGTCGGCTGTCTCTCTGTGGTTAGGTTTTCATTGTGCACCCTCATTGTTGTGGGGAGGAAAATATTCACAACATGAGAAAACACAAGTCCCATCAATCAGTTTTggagaaagcaggaaaaaaaagagATTCAGGGAACATGATGCCAGCTGCTGCTCGCTTTAGGTAAAAGCTaagtaaaaaaactaaacaaagtgGAAACAGGGCAACAAAAGACAAAGTGGTAGGAGGGAAGTGGCTCTGTAAAGGAACTGAAGTGCTAGCTCCACTGTCAACAACCATTTATACTGGCAGTGGGTATTCTTTGTGTCTGGGGAGAAAAGTTGGGAGCCTGTTAGAAAACAAAAGGGGCTAAATGTCACCCGCTACCCCCCTAGTTATTAAGGGAAAGTTTAAGTTGAGACATGTCCGTCCTTATTAGCATACAGCTGGCTTGGTTAAGCTTGGGGTATTGAAGGGAGAAGAAAAGAAAATGATTGATGCGGAGACCTATTCTTCCTCCCGTGATACCCAAAGGAGGGGGTGGGGGTAAATGAATGAAGCTGAGGGGGTGGGTCCAAGATTTATGGAGTTGAATTTAACACAAGAAAAGGAGAAATTGGTTAAAGTGTCTATTGTGTCCATTGTCACAATTCTTAAAACCCCGTCCACTGCTTAACTTCTCCGAGCCACATTTTCCCCAATGGACACAACGCCGGCGGTAGGAATGTGcgctattttttttattgtacggtTATTTCATCTCACTAGGAGCTGCCTTTATACTATAAATAGATAAAAAGACTGTTTATGGCCAGGTCCTGCTAAGAACAATCTGATCCGTGTTcttaccccccctcccctcctccttccccaAAGAGACAATGCGATGATTCTTGGCTATAAAAGAAGAGTCTCCTTTCTGTATGGATGGACAGGAAAGGAACAGCATGCACCCCCTTTATTGGAAGGAAACTCCGGAAGCTTGTAGTCTGCTTGCCTGCTCCTTGCTCCTTGGAAGGAAGGGACGGGACTGCTTAAAGCCCTAAGTGTCACCTCTCGGGAGATATCTGTGATCTGCAGAATCGCTACCTCACACCCCTTCCTGCCTGGCCCATGACTTGAGGAGCCACGTCAGGAAATCCAATAAAACCCAAACAATTAACCTTTATCTGCTCCCTAGCTAATGTAAGAATCTGGACATTCCAAAGCGTCACCTTCTACCCCTATGGAATAAAAATATATGGATGTCCCCCTGACATTGTGAAGGACACCAACGTCCCTTAGAGTCTGCTTTACCCAAATATTAAGTATAGCGAAAACTTTCCGTAAGGCGCGAGGTTAACATCCTAAAGGTCAACTAGTGTCGATTgcgaaaataataaaaaaaagtctcgGAAGTTTTACAACATGACTAACTTGTAGGTGACAGTGAATGTCAAAGCGACAGGCGAGGAGCGGTGGGAGGAGGGCGGCAGCTTTCTTACTGCTAAAGTGgccaaaaattagcaaaaaattgcAAAACAGAATTTCTTAACAGCTCATGACTCACTGTtgagttctgtttttttttcataggaaACTTTCGATATGAACATTTAGTTTCGTCTCCTTGCACTTCtcgaaaaaagaaaacattttaagtTTTGGTCACCAAATTTGTAGACccttaggagaaaaaataaaagaGGCAGAGGAAACATCATTGTTCTAAAAATCAGCAGCTTAAATAATGACAGGATGCCAACTCCTCTTGGAACAATAGAGACCACCACTACTGTAGGTGTGGACAATGAAGACCCCACCGACCCCTCCGTCGCTTTGCCCCCCTAGAGGTCTGGTCTTGCTACTAGTCTTAACAATGGGTAAAGTTCTGACCGGAGGGGGTAGTGTCATATAATTTTGTAACTGTTGTGTATACAGATCTGGAGACTGATACTAAATTAACAAGTTGTGGTGCAATCTCCCATGTTGGatgtgaattttttaaaaatttgaatctCCCGCTGCGGTGCCAGCAGACAGGTTAGACAGGATGATACCTGCTCAGCTGAAGATGTTATGGGAGGAGGACAGTACAGCTGATCGAGCAGGTGCCTCTCCACCCCCCTGATACAGGACAAGCAGCTCATCCCTggcgattaaaaaaaatataacaaaaattacCTCCCCACcctgttttgtatatttttgtatttcaaCTGGTTCTGCAATCTCTGGTGGCCCCTCAAGAACTTGCTCCAGGTGGTCAGAACCAGTTTCTCCCAGTTATATCTGATAAGTTTGGACCATAAACTCAGGTATGTTTATACCACAAACACAAATCGGAATTCTTCCAGCCTCGACCTTGTTGATATATACACAGAGGAGCACGTCAGGAGCATGTCAGGTGCACGGCACGCCTCTCCTGAGCCGGTAAACCCGAGGACAGAAGCAACCTCTGTCTTGTCACTGCCACGGGTGCAGGATCCTAACAGCATAAGTGCATAGCGCCTAACCCATTCATGGCCATAGGCACATACTCTACGCAGAATATCTCACCTCCGCGTGGAGCTACCAAATAGAAACTACATAAATAGAACTACCAAATAGAAACTACATATTACTGAGTGCCTAAGGGGCCACCATTGTCCTTAATAAAACCTTTAAATCTACTCAGATTCCACTCCTGAAATATCAAAGTTTAATAGGCGCCAGAGGGTATTGCTCTAGCAACAAGCCACCTTGTGACATTCAAGCTCTACAAGGTATGTTACCTAGAAGAAACCTATAGAAGCTCTCTGCTCAGTTACCGGCAGGGGTGGTCAATATTTTCAGAATGAGGAAACAAAATAGTCATCCAATACCAAAATCAAAGACAATGGAGTAAGGTAACAGTATCTGAGCACCAGAATAAGACATAGGATACCGCTGGCTATTGTGTCCCTCAAAGATACAAAGTCCACCAAGGCAACCAGGTAAAATATTACAAGACACAGGAATAACTGGAAGGGTTAACTCCTATACGAGATGAGTGCCAATAATTGAGGTAGAGCGCGTGTGTGTGAGTGGGTGACTACTCTGTTTTGGGTTAAACATTGGATGTTTACTACCCAGGGGCACGCTGGAAGTGAGCGGACTGGAAATTCCACTTGTGCCGTAAGGACGATTTAGTAAGAACTGTTGACAAAACACAAGATCTTTGCTGACTAAATATGAAAGAGATAAAGCCTCATCTTCTGCAGAAGGAACAGTTAAAGAAATTTGCATAAAACCATTTTCGAGACTCTTAAAGGGACGGTAcagagaagctttttttttttattccagagGATTATCCCACACATCTATAGCTGTCAAGCCATATCTCAAAGACCCAACACTAGGTCGCCATGAAAGACTCCGCGTCCAAGCTTATTCTTGGTCACATTTCCCCATGTCCTTCATGTCTCCTACAAGCACTGTCAACCTGTCAAAGGGGATCCCAGAACGCTGCTACCCCCTCCTTACTATTTTACTAGCTAACCCCCACCGCTCTTGTCTTAGGGCTTCACTGGCCCACTTCTCTAGGCAACCTGACCTGGACACCACA
This window contains:
- the LFNG gene encoding beta-1,3-N-acetylglucosaminyltransferase lunatic fringe gives rise to the protein MLKNCGRKLVLSLVGATLTCLLVLMVDQQTRQVVVLELPEDKEDSRQLVLEAEQPPAQAVDGQEASADTSKATQTFSSYINKLTRVRRDVEQVATPSTEATKPPVEDITPNDVFIAVKTTKKFHRSRMDLLMDTWISRNKEQTYIFTDGEDEELQQKTGNVISTNCSAAHSRQALSCKMAVEYDKFIESGKKWFCHVDDDNYVNMKTLIKLLSRYSHTNDVYIGKPSLDRPIQATERISESKMRPVNFWFATGGAGFCISRGLALKMSPWASGGHFMNTAEKIRLPDDCTIGYIIESVLGVKLIRSNLFHSHLENLHQVPQSEINNQVTLSYGMFENKSNTILMKGAFPVEEDPSRFRSIHCLLYPDTPWCPTNISY